The DNA window CGCTGTGGAAAATGAGCGGCCGTGGCGGGCGGGACAGGCCGAACCGGAGTGCGAGGCCGTCCCACTACGGCAGGCCGGGGGTGCAACAATCTCCGGGGAGCCTGAATACCGTGTACGGCGAGCGTCGTACTCTCCGTTTTTCCACCCCTCCCCAGTCTCAAAATGACCGTTGCAGTCATCGGTGCCCACGGCGGCATCGGCCGTCGCCTCCTTCCGCGCCTCAACGAGGCGGGCCACGATCCCATCGGCGTCGTTCGCTCTGAGGACCAGTTTGCGGCGATCCGGGACCGTGGGGCCGAGCCGCGGCTTGGGGATCTGGAGGGAGAAGTTGCCTCAGCCCTCGACGGGGCGGATGCAGTCGTCTTTACGGCGGGGGCCGGGGGAAGCACAGGGTGGGACAAGACGATCCTGGTCGACCTCTGGGGGGCCGAGCGGGCGGTCCACGCCTGCGAAGAGAAGGAGATCGACCGGTTCGTCATGGTCAGCTCGCGCGGCGCCGGCGATCCGGAGTCGCGACAGGGGCCGATCAAGCCTTACATCGTGGCCAAGCATGTCGCCGACCGCACGCTCCAGCGCTCGTCGCTCGACGAGACGATCCTGCGGCCCACGCGCCTTACGGATGCGGAGGGCACCGGTCGCGTCGCGGCCTACGTCGACACGGATCCCGATGCGGGCGATCCCATTCCGCGCGCCGACGTCGCGCAGGCCGTCGTTCAGTGCCTCGCGGACGACAACACCGTTGGGCACGCCATCACGCTGTACGGGGGCGACACGCCGATCGGAGAGGCGCTCCGCCCCTCTGGTTAGGGACGGTCGTACACCTCCATCCCGAGGTCGTGTAGGTAGGCGTAGGTAGGGGCAAATTCGTCCAGAAGGCGTTCTTCGAGGCCGGGCGTGAGCATGTCCGCCTTCGCTCCCGCCGTGCCGAGCACCCGGAGGAGGGCACGTTTGGCCGTACGGGCCGCCGGGTGCCCGAGCAGCCAGCGATACGCGCCAGGAAGGGAACGGCGCAGGGGGCGCACGGTCGCTCGATAGACGGCCCGGAAAGCGGCGCTGCCGGTCGGGTTGGCGGGGCGGCCCTCGTCGGTCGGACGAGGGGCATCCGGGAGCGACAAGAAATCGAGGAGGGTTCTCCAGAAGCGGTCCGGGGCCTCTTTGCCGGCCTCCAGGCTTACGACCGTGAACTGCTCGGGCCCGAACCGCTCCGTGTAGGCCGGAAGGGTCTCCTCGTAGTGGCTGTCGCGGAGGAGCTCCGGATCGCGACCGTCAAGCGCCTCCGACAGGGATGTCGACTCGTCCAGGATTCCGAGTTGCTTGTGGTACTGAAACTGGGAGAGCAGGCGCTCAATGGGGTCCCGGACGATGGCGAGCAGTTTCGCGTCCGGGTTGTACGCCCGGATGGCGTCCGCGGTCGCGGCGTGCCGGTAGTACATCACGGTCGCGTCCCCGAAGTAGCGGTGGTCCTGGTCGAAGGGGAAATGGGCGTGGTAGTCCTCCAGGGTACACGGCGCTTCTTCGTCGCGGCCCGTGTCGCCGAAGTAGTAGAGCTCTTTTTCGTCGGCCATGAAGATGTCGGGGTGCCGGTTGAGCAGGGTGTACAGCCAGCTCGTTCCGGCCTTGTTGACGCCGATGAGAAAGAGGTTGACCCGGCTCATGGAGCAGTGGGGTCCCGAATGAGATACAGCTGGGCGGAGTGGCGGGGCGAGGACTGCGCGGCCCACAGGGCAGAACACAGGGCGACGAAGGGGGCGCGGAGCAGCCAGCCGCCTTGGTAGCGCTCGCTCAGCAGGGACACGTAGAACGCATCGAGGCGCATGGGGCGGACCTCGGCGACGTCCAGGTCGAACCGAGCGAACAAGCGCCGGACGTCGCGGGGGCGAAAGTGGGACAGGTGGCGCGGCACGTCGTACGCGGCCCAGTCTTCGCCGTAAAACTGTGCGTCGAGGGACAACCAGTTCGGAACGGCGACAACCAGCGTGCCCGAAGGAGCCAGCGTGCGTTTGAGGGCCTTGATCGTCCCGGTCAGGTCCGGCACATGCTCCAGCACGTGCCAGAGCGTGATGACGTCGAAGTGCCCGGACGGAACGTCTCGGAGGCGCCCGGGGGGCTCAACGGTGAGGCCGTGTTGTCGGGCCGCCACGGTTCGGGCCGTTTCGTCCGGATCGAGGCCACGGGCGTCCCATCCTTGCGACTGGCAATGGGCCAGAAATTCTCCTGTGCCGCACCCGAAATCGAGCAGCCGGCCGGGCGGATCATCGACGAGGGTGGTGATGAGACGACATTTTGACCGCAAGGTGTAGTGGCGCACCCACCGGTATAGGGTGTCGATGACGTTCTGACCGGTGTCCTGGTGGGGCGTGTAGTCCTCGCTCTCGTAGTATTGCCCGAGATCGTCCGGGTGGGGGCGCGGGTTGGTGAAGCGAAAGCCGCAGTGCTCACACTCGACGATAGGGAACGTCTTCCCCGAGACCGTGTGATCCTGGCAGGTGAGGACGTGCCGGGTCGATTCGTTGCGGCAGAGGGGACAGTGGTCGAGGTGAATCACCGGCTCGGTGGGAAGGAGCGTGAGGGAAGAGCCACCGGGCTTGCGTGTAGTGATTTTCCCATGGGGCCCAGTGGCGGAAGGTGCTCGCGCTGGAACAGCGAAAATACCCGACCGTTTCGAGAGGCTCGTGGAATCGAGTGGGCCGCTCGGCCCGCCCTTCTCCTGTCGAGTGCGTCAGCACGTCCCGTCTTCATGGCCTCTTCTGCCCGGTCTCCTGCCCCGCGAGCCGCCCACGCCGACACGATGTGGACGCGTCTTCCTCCGCTTGC is part of the Salinibacter ruber DSM 13855 genome and encodes:
- a CDS encoding class I SAM-dependent methyltransferase yields the protein MIHLDHCPLCRNESTRHVLTCQDHTVSGKTFPIVECEHCGFRFTNPRPHPDDLGQYYESEDYTPHQDTGQNVIDTLYRWVRHYTLRSKCRLITTLVDDPPGRLLDFGCGTGEFLAHCQSQGWDARGLDPDETARTVAARQHGLTVEPPGRLRDVPSGHFDVITLWHVLEHVPDLTGTIKALKRTLAPSGTLVVAVPNWLSLDAQFYGEDWAAYDVPRHLSHFRPRDVRRLFARFDLDVAEVRPMRLDAFYVSLLSERYQGGWLLRAPFVALCSALWAAQSSPRHSAQLYLIRDPTAP
- a CDS encoding sulfotransferase family protein, with protein sequence MSRVNLFLIGVNKAGTSWLYTLLNRHPDIFMADEKELYYFGDTGRDEEAPCTLEDYHAHFPFDQDHRYFGDATVMYYRHAATADAIRAYNPDAKLLAIVRDPIERLLSQFQYHKQLGILDESTSLSEALDGRDPELLRDSHYEETLPAYTERFGPEQFTVVSLEAGKEAPDRFWRTLLDFLSLPDAPRPTDEGRPANPTGSAAFRAVYRATVRPLRRSLPGAYRWLLGHPAARTAKRALLRVLGTAGAKADMLTPGLEERLLDEFAPTYAYLHDLGMEVYDRP
- a CDS encoding SDR family oxidoreductase, whose protein sequence is MTVAVIGAHGGIGRRLLPRLNEAGHDPIGVVRSEDQFAAIRDRGAEPRLGDLEGEVASALDGADAVVFTAGAGGSTGWDKTILVDLWGAERAVHACEEKEIDRFVMVSSRGAGDPESRQGPIKPYIVAKHVADRTLQRSSLDETILRPTRLTDAEGTGRVAAYVDTDPDAGDPIPRADVAQAVVQCLADDNTVGHAITLYGGDTPIGEALRPSG